CAAGCAGCGAATGGTAGGCGCCCTGGTATTGGTGGCGCTGGCAGTGATTTTCCTGCCGATGTTGTTCTCGCGTCAGGACGAGCAGCGTCAGATCCAGGTGGATGCGCCTACGGCACCTGAAATGCCGGTCATGGCGCCGGTTCAGGTCGAGCCTGTGGCCGTACCAGAGCCGCAAGTGATTGCCGAAGAGCCTGCGCCGGCCGTGCAGGAAGTGGTTGCCGCTCCGGTCGCAGCCCCTGCACCGGTGGCCCCCGTGGTGGCAAAGCCGCCAGTGGTTGCGCCAAAGCCACCGGCTGTTACGCCGGCGCAAACCGTTGCCCAGGCACCGTCGAAGCTCGATACCACACAAAAACGCGTTGATCCTGATGGTTTGCCAATCAGCTGGTCGGTTCAGCTGGTGAGTCTGTCCAACCGAGCAAGCGCCGATAACCTGCAAAAAACCCTACGAAATAAAGGGTATAACGCCTATGTGCGTTCTTCTGGCGGGATGAACCGGGTTTTTGTCGGGCCATTGCTTGAGCGTGCAGAGGCTGACCGCCTGCGTGATTTGCTCGGTAAGCAGCAGAATCTCAAGGGTTTTGTGGTGCGCTTCCAGCCTGAACGTGGTTGAGACTGTAAAAAGGTTCAATCTGATTGCTCAAGCACGGATAAATCGCCTTACCTGAGCGGCGGCGCTCTGCTAAAATGCGCCGCCTTATCTGTCCGTAGGCTGAACTGTGCCATTTACCTGGGTTGACTGGGCGATCGTTGCAATTATCGCCATCTCCGCTTTGATCAGCTTGAAGCGCGGCTTCGTTAAAGAGGCCTTGTCGCTGTGCACGTGGATCATTGCCGGGGTTGTAGCCTGGATGTTCGGCGGTTCACTGTCGCAATACCTCTCCGGATATATCGAAACACCTTCCGCCCGCGTTATCGTCGGGTGCACCATCATGTTTGTCGCCACCCTCCTGGTAGGCGCAATGATCAATTTTCTTATCGGCGAACTGATTCGCGTCACCGGGTTGTCCGGGACCGATCGTTTTCTTGGCATGGCCTTCGGCGCGGCGCGTGGCGCGTTGCTGGTGGTCGTGGCAGTCGGGCTGTTGAGCCTGGGGCCGGTACAGCAAGACTCGTGGTGGCAAGAGTCGAGGCTCGTGCCACAATTTCTATTGGTTGCCGATTGGTCGAAAAACCTCATTTTGGGGTGGAGTAGCCAGTGGTTGGCCAGCGGTATCAGCGTACCTGCTGATATTCCGTTCAAGGAGCATCTCTTGCCGGCCAATCTGGCCAAGTAAGCGGTGCTCAGTTCAGATCCATTAAGTAGGGGTTGCGTCGCATGTGTGGCATCGTCGGTATCGTCGGTAAGTCGAACGTCAATCAGGCGCTGTATGACGCGCTAACCGTCCTCCAGCACCGCGGCCAGGATGCTGCCGGTATTGTGACCAGCCATAATGGCCGGTTATTTCTGCGCAAGGACAACGGGCTAGTTCGTGACGTGTTTCATCAGCGTCACATGCAGCGCCTGGTCGGCAACGTGGGCATTGGCCACGTGCGCTATCCAACCGCAGGCAGCTCGACTTCAGCTGAAGCCCAGCCGTTTTATGTCAACTCGCCGTATGGCATCACCCTGGCGCATAACGGCAACCTGACCAACGTTGAGCAGCTGGCCAAGGAGATTTACGAATCTGACTTGCGTCACGTCAACACCAACTCCGATTCGGAAGTCCTGCTTAACGTCTTCGCTCACGAGCTGGCCCAGCGTGGCAAGCTGCAGCCGACCGAAGAAGACGTGTTCGCCGCAGTCACTGACGTACACAACCGCTGCCGCGGCGGTTACGCCGTTGTAGCGATGATTACCGGCTACGGTATCGTCGGCTTCCGTGACCCTAACGCCATTCGTCCTATCGTCTTCGGTCAGCGTCATACCGACGAAGGCGTCGAGTACATGATCGCTTCCGAAAGCGTTTCGCTGGACGTGCTGGGCTTCACCCTGATTCGCGATCTGGCGCCGGGCGAAGCGGTTTACATCACCAATGATGGCAAGCTGCACACCCGTCAGTGCGCGGTGAACCCGCAATTGACCCCGTGCATCTTCGAACACGTGTACCTGGCGCGCCCGGATTCGATCATCGACGGTATCTCTGTATACAAGGCCCGTCTGCGCATGGGTGAGAAGCTCGCCGAGAAGATCCTGCGCGAGCGTCCTGAGCACGACATCGACGTGGTTATCCCTATTCCGGACACCAGCCGCTGCGCTGCGCTGGAGCTGGCCAACCACCTTGGCGTCAAGTTTCGCGAAGGCTTCGTGAAAAACCGCTACATCGGCCGTACCTTCATCATGCCGGGCCAGGCTGCACGTAAAAAATCCGTGCGTCAGAAGCTCAACGCCATCGAACTCGAATTCCGTGGCAAGAACGTGATGCTGGTGGACGACTCGATCGTACGGGGCACCACTTGCAAGCAGATCATTCAGATGGCCCGCGAAGCCGGTGCCAAGAATGTTTACTTCTGCTCGGCTGCTCCCGCAGTTCGTTATCCGAACGTGTATGGCATCGACATGCCAAGCGCTCATGAGCTGATTGCACACAATCGCACCACCCAGGAAGTGGCCGAACTGATCGGTGCTGACTGGCTGATCTATCAGGACCTGCCTGACCTGATCGAGGCGGTAGGTGGTGGCAAGGTCAAGATCGACACGTTCGACTGTGCGGTGTTTGACGGCAAGTACGTGACCGGCGACGTCGACGCGGACTACCTGGAGCGAATCGAGCGTGCGCGCAACGATGCCTCCAAGGTGGTTGCTCAAGGTGTCGGTGCGACGATAGGCTTGTACAACAACTAAGTGTTCACCAAACCGGCCCTGATGGGCCGGTTTGCGTTTCTCCAATACAAAGCAAATACAGAGCAAGGAGTGGTCAGCATGAGTCAGGATTGGGATGCGGGTCGGCTGGACAGCGACCTCGATGGCGTAGCGTTCGACACCTTGGCTGTGCGTGCCGGCCAGCACCGTACGCCAGAAGGCGAACACGGTGATGCAATGTTCCTGACCTCCAGCTATGTGTTCCGTACGGCGGCGGATGCTGCGGCACGGTTCTCGGGCGAGGTGGCAGGCAACGTTTATTCTCGTTACACCAACCCCACCGTTCGCGCCTTTGAAGAGCGCATCGCTGCCCTTGAAGGTGCCGAGCAGGCCGTGGCGACTGCAACGGGCATGGCGGCCATCCTGTCGGTGGTTATGAGTCTGTGCAGCGCCGGTGACCATATTCTGGTGTCGCGTAGCGTATTCGGTTCGACCATCAGCCTGTTCGAGAAGTACTTCAAGCGCTTTGGTATTGAGGTTGATTACGTGCCTCTGGCCGAACTGGCTGGCTGGGACGAAGCCATCAAGTCCAACACCAAATTGCTGTTTGTCGAGTCGCCGTCCAACCCGCTGGCTGAACTGGTGGACATCGCGGCTCTTGCCCGGATTGCACAGGCCAAGGGTGCCATGCTGGTGGTCGACAACTGCTTTTGCACGCCTGCCTTGCAGCAGCCGCTGAAGCTGGGTGCGGACATCGTGGTGCATTCGGCCACCAAATTCATCGATGGCCAGGGCCGTTGCATGGGGGGTGTGGTTGCCGGTCGTGTCGAGCTGATGAAAGAGATCGTCGGCTTCTTGCGCACTGCCGGGCCAACCCTGAGCCCGTTCAATGCCTGGATCTTCCTCAAGGGCCTCGAAACCCTGAACCTGCGCATGCGCGCTCACTGCGCCAGTGCCCAGGCGCTGGCAGAGTGGCTGGAGCAACAGGACGGCGTTGAAAAGGTTTACTACGCGGGTCTCAAGAGCCATCCGCAGCATGAGTTGGCCATGCGTCAGCAGCGCGGGTTCGGTGCGGTCGTCAGCTTTGAGGTCAAGGGTGGCAAAGAGGGCGCCTGGCGCTTTATCGATGCAACGCGCCTGATCTCGATCACGGCCAACCTGGGTGACAGCAAAACCACCATTACCCACCCGGCGACCACTTCCCATGGTCGCCTTGCACCGCAAGAGCGTGCGTCGGCGGGTATTCGTGACAGCCTGATCCGTGTGGCGGTGGGTCTGGAAGACGTCGCCGACCTGCAAGCGGACCTTGCGCGTGGCCTGGCTGCGCTGTGATCGACCGCATGACCGAAGCACCGGTGAGTGAGAATGGCCGCGTAGCGCTGGTAACAGGCGCTGCGCGGGGCATTGGCCTGGGGATTGCTGCCTGGCTGGTCAGCGAAGGCTGGCAAGTGGTGCTGGCTGACATCGACCGTGCCCGGGGTGCCAAAGTGGCGAAGGCGTTGGGCGAGAGTGCCTGGTTTTTGACCCTGGATGTTTCGGTCGAGGCCGATGTCATTCAGTGCGTCGCACAAATACTGGGTCAATTTGGCCGGCTGGACGGGCTGGTGTGCAACGCGGCGATTGCCGACCCGCACAACAAACCCCTGGAAAGTCTGGATCTGCAGCAGTGGAACCGGGTCATGGCGGTCAATCTCACCGGGCCGATGTTGCTGGCCAAGCATTGCGCGCCGTACTTGCGTACGCATAGCGGTTCGATCGTCAATCTGACCTCCACCCGCGCTCACCAGTCGCAGCCTGATACCGAGGCTTATGTGGCGAGCAAGGGCGGGTTGCTGGCATTGACCCACGCGCTGGCGATCAGTCTTGGGCCGCAGGTGCGGGTCAATGCGGTGAGTCCGGGCTGGATCGATGCCCGGGCCCCCTCCGTGAGGCGCGCAGAGCCCCTGACAGAGGCCGATCATGCCCAGCACCCGGTTGGCCGGGCAGGGTGCGTGGAAGACGTTGCATCCATGGTCGCGTGGCTGCTGTCGCGTAACGCCGGGTTTGTGACGGGGCAGGAGTTTGTGGTCGACGGCGGCATGAGCAGGAAGATGATTTACGAGGAATAGGGGCCGCGCGCTGCAGGTGAGTCTTTTTTGCTTATTTTGAAAAAAACTCAATCTTGTCCTTGACTTAGGTTCAATACCTGCGTAAATTTCGCGGCCTCAACGAAGCAAAGGGTGATTAGCTCAGCTGGGAGAGCATCTGCCTTACAAGCAGAGGGTCGGCGGTTCGATCCCGTCATCACCCACCACTTCTTGAGATTCTCGCAAGAGAAAGGTCGTTCCGAAAGGAGCTGCCACCGACGCGCAGCGGTAGTTCAGTCGGTTAGAATACCGGCCTGTCACGCCGGGGGTCGCGGGTTCGAGTCCCGTCCGCTGCGCCATATTTGTACAAATCAGGTTCGCCTGGTTTGCGATTGAAAAGCACCGAAGCTTTTCATTCACAGGTTTCAAAGTTTCAAACGGACGCAAGTCCGAGCGATACGCAGCGGTAGTTCAGTCGGTTAGAATACCGGCCTGTCACG
This genomic stretch from Pseudomonas deceptionensis harbors:
- a CDS encoding SPOR domain-containing protein, encoding MALLDKVFKQRMVGALVLVALAVIFLPMLFSRQDEQRQIQVDAPTAPEMPVMAPVQVEPVAVPEPQVIAEEPAPAVQEVVAAPVAAPAPVAPVVAKPPVVAPKPPAVTPAQTVAQAPSKLDTTQKRVDPDGLPISWSVQLVSLSNRASADNLQKTLRNKGYNAYVRSSGGMNRVFVGPLLERAEADRLRDLLGKQQNLKGFVVRFQPERG
- a CDS encoding CvpA family protein encodes the protein MPFTWVDWAIVAIIAISALISLKRGFVKEALSLCTWIIAGVVAWMFGGSLSQYLSGYIETPSARVIVGCTIMFVATLLVGAMINFLIGELIRVTGLSGTDRFLGMAFGAARGALLVVVAVGLLSLGPVQQDSWWQESRLVPQFLLVADWSKNLILGWSSQWLASGISVPADIPFKEHLLPANLAK
- the purF gene encoding amidophosphoribosyltransferase, translating into MCGIVGIVGKSNVNQALYDALTVLQHRGQDAAGIVTSHNGRLFLRKDNGLVRDVFHQRHMQRLVGNVGIGHVRYPTAGSSTSAEAQPFYVNSPYGITLAHNGNLTNVEQLAKEIYESDLRHVNTNSDSEVLLNVFAHELAQRGKLQPTEEDVFAAVTDVHNRCRGGYAVVAMITGYGIVGFRDPNAIRPIVFGQRHTDEGVEYMIASESVSLDVLGFTLIRDLAPGEAVYITNDGKLHTRQCAVNPQLTPCIFEHVYLARPDSIIDGISVYKARLRMGEKLAEKILRERPEHDIDVVIPIPDTSRCAALELANHLGVKFREGFVKNRYIGRTFIMPGQAARKKSVRQKLNAIELEFRGKNVMLVDDSIVRGTTCKQIIQMAREAGAKNVYFCSAAPAVRYPNVYGIDMPSAHELIAHNRTTQEVAELIGADWLIYQDLPDLIEAVGGGKVKIDTFDCAVFDGKYVTGDVDADYLERIERARNDASKVVAQGVGATIGLYNN
- a CDS encoding O-succinylhomoserine sulfhydrylase, encoding MSQDWDAGRLDSDLDGVAFDTLAVRAGQHRTPEGEHGDAMFLTSSYVFRTAADAAARFSGEVAGNVYSRYTNPTVRAFEERIAALEGAEQAVATATGMAAILSVVMSLCSAGDHILVSRSVFGSTISLFEKYFKRFGIEVDYVPLAELAGWDEAIKSNTKLLFVESPSNPLAELVDIAALARIAQAKGAMLVVDNCFCTPALQQPLKLGADIVVHSATKFIDGQGRCMGGVVAGRVELMKEIVGFLRTAGPTLSPFNAWIFLKGLETLNLRMRAHCASAQALAEWLEQQDGVEKVYYAGLKSHPQHELAMRQQRGFGAVVSFEVKGGKEGAWRFIDATRLISITANLGDSKTTITHPATTSHGRLAPQERASAGIRDSLIRVAVGLEDVADLQADLARGLAAL
- a CDS encoding SDR family oxidoreductase, translating into MTEAPVSENGRVALVTGAARGIGLGIAAWLVSEGWQVVLADIDRARGAKVAKALGESAWFLTLDVSVEADVIQCVAQILGQFGRLDGLVCNAAIADPHNKPLESLDLQQWNRVMAVNLTGPMLLAKHCAPYLRTHSGSIVNLTSTRAHQSQPDTEAYVASKGGLLALTHALAISLGPQVRVNAVSPGWIDARAPSVRRAEPLTEADHAQHPVGRAGCVEDVASMVAWLLSRNAGFVTGQEFVVDGGMSRKMIYEE